Proteins encoded by one window of Gemmatimonadaceae bacterium:
- the mgtE gene encoding magnesium transporter codes for MSLSHGSDKPLAALLAPDILALLEESPADLAVETEEIHPKDLADVAELLPRERLGDFLRVLGAARAADVVGYLDEQLRTELLEHMTTEQAAQLVGAMTPDDRADVLEDLEEATADEILQDLPKEARQETERLLQFDPDTAGGLMTTEFVGIARELTVEQALAQVRVAARSGRKEAMHALYVTDERGTLVGVLSLRELLAAPEGSRLADIAWTEVVKLPATADREEVTRITSEYDLVAVPVVDAFDRIIGVITVDDVIDAIHDVQTEDVQRLGAVQPLEAPYFQASFWSVARKRVGWLVFLFIGEMFTGTAMRHYEDTLAAVLALTLFIPLIISSGGNSGSQSATLITRALAVGDVEITDALRVLWRELGQGMVLGAGLGVIGYVRALMWGTASDVALVVALTLIAVVMVGAVVGAMLPLLFKRLNFDPAIASSPFVASLVDVTGLVAYFTIARQILHIA; via the coding sequence ATGAGTCTTTCACACGGATCCGACAAGCCACTCGCTGCGCTGCTCGCGCCCGACATCCTCGCGTTGCTCGAGGAGTCGCCGGCCGACCTTGCGGTCGAGACCGAGGAGATCCACCCCAAGGACCTCGCGGATGTTGCCGAGCTGTTGCCTCGCGAGCGGCTTGGCGACTTTCTGCGCGTGCTCGGCGCCGCGCGGGCCGCCGACGTGGTCGGCTATCTCGACGAGCAGCTCCGCACCGAACTGCTCGAGCACATGACCACCGAGCAGGCGGCGCAACTCGTCGGCGCGATGACGCCCGACGATCGCGCCGACGTGCTCGAGGATCTCGAAGAGGCGACCGCCGACGAGATCCTGCAGGACCTCCCGAAGGAAGCCCGCCAGGAAACAGAGCGGCTGCTCCAGTTCGACCCGGACACCGCCGGCGGCCTGATGACGACCGAGTTCGTCGGGATCGCGAGGGAGCTCACGGTGGAACAGGCGCTGGCACAGGTGCGGGTCGCGGCGCGCAGCGGACGCAAGGAAGCAATGCACGCGCTGTACGTGACCGATGAGCGCGGCACGCTCGTGGGCGTGCTCTCGCTGCGCGAGCTGCTGGCCGCCCCGGAGGGATCCCGGCTCGCCGACATCGCATGGACCGAGGTCGTCAAGCTCCCCGCCACCGCCGATCGCGAGGAGGTCACGCGCATCACCTCGGAGTATGACCTGGTGGCCGTACCCGTGGTCGACGCGTTCGATCGCATCATCGGCGTCATCACGGTCGACGACGTCATCGACGCCATCCACGACGTCCAGACCGAAGACGTGCAGCGCCTCGGCGCCGTGCAGCCGCTGGAGGCGCCGTACTTCCAGGCGAGCTTCTGGAGCGTGGCGCGCAAACGGGTCGGATGGCTCGTCTTTCTTTTCATCGGCGAGATGTTCACCGGCACCGCGATGCGTCACTACGAAGACACGCTCGCCGCGGTGCTGGCCCTGACGCTGTTCATCCCGCTCATCATCTCGTCGGGCGGCAACTCGGGCTCGCAGTCGGCGACGCTGATCACGCGCGCGCTGGCCGTGGGTGACGTGGAGATCACGGATGCGCTGCGTGTGTTGTGGCGCGAACTGGGTCAGGGCATGGTGCTCGGCGCCGGGCTCGGGGTGATCGGGTATGTGCGCGCACTGATGTGGGGCACCGCCTCGGACGTGGCGCTCGTCGTGGCGCTCACGCTGATCGCGGTGGTGATGGTGGGAGCCGTCGTCGGCGCGATGCTGCCCCTGCTGTTCAAGCGGCTCAACTTCGACCCGGCCATCGCGTCTTCGCCCTTTGTCGCGTCGCTGGTCGATGTGACCGGCCTCGTCGCGTATTTCACGATCGCACGCCAGATCCTGCACATCGCATGA